Proteins encoded within one genomic window of Citrobacter amalonaticus Y19:
- the cpsG gene encoding colanic acid biosynthesis phosphomannomutase CpsG yields MTKLTCFKAYDIRGRLGEELNEEIAWRIGRAYGEFLKPKTIVLGGDVRLTSEALKLALAKGLQDAGVDVLDIGLSGTEEIYFATFHLGVDGGIEVTASHNPMDYNGMKLVREGARPISGDTGLRDVQRLAEANDFPPVNDAKRGSYQQITLRDAYIDHLFGYINVKNLTPLKLVINSGNGAAGPVVDAIEARFKAQGVPVEFIKVHNLPDGNFPNGIPNPLLPECRADTRNAVIEHGADMGIAFDGDFDRCFLFDEKGQFIEGYYIVGLLAEAFLEKQPGSRIIHDPRLSWNTVDVVTAAGGTPVMSKTGHAFIKERMRREDAIYGGEMSAHHYFRDFAYCDSGMIPWLLVAELVCQKGQSLGELVRDRMAAFPASGEINSLLDDAAAAISRVEQHFASEALAVDRTDGISMSFVDWRFNLRSSNTEPVVRLNVESRGDIPLMEARTRTLLTLLNQ; encoded by the coding sequence ATGACGAAATTAACCTGTTTCAAAGCCTACGACATTCGCGGCAGGCTCGGCGAAGAACTGAATGAAGAGATTGCATGGCGGATTGGCCGTGCGTACGGCGAGTTTCTCAAGCCGAAAACCATTGTGCTGGGCGGCGACGTGCGTCTGACCAGCGAAGCGCTGAAGCTGGCGCTGGCGAAAGGGTTGCAGGACGCGGGTGTTGACGTGCTGGATATCGGCCTGTCGGGCACCGAAGAGATCTATTTCGCCACCTTCCACCTCGGCGTAGATGGCGGGATTGAAGTGACCGCCAGCCATAACCCGATGGACTATAACGGGATGAAACTGGTGCGCGAAGGGGCTCGCCCCATCAGCGGCGATACCGGTCTGCGAGACGTGCAGCGTCTGGCGGAAGCCAACGACTTCCCGCCCGTGAACGACGCAAAGCGTGGGAGTTACCAACAAATAACCCTGCGTGACGCCTATATCGACCACCTGTTCGGCTACATCAACGTGAAAAATCTCACCCCGCTGAAGCTGGTGATTAATTCCGGTAACGGTGCAGCAGGCCCGGTGGTGGACGCTATCGAAGCGCGCTTTAAGGCGCAGGGCGTGCCGGTTGAATTTATCAAAGTACACAACCTTCCCGACGGCAATTTCCCGAACGGTATTCCTAACCCGTTGCTGCCGGAATGTCGCGCCGACACCCGAAATGCGGTGATAGAACACGGTGCCGATATGGGTATCGCGTTTGACGGCGATTTCGACCGCTGCTTCCTGTTCGATGAGAAAGGTCAGTTTATCGAGGGCTACTACATTGTCGGCCTGCTGGCGGAAGCGTTCCTCGAAAAACAGCCGGGCTCCCGAATCATCCACGACCCGCGCCTGTCGTGGAACACGGTGGATGTGGTGACGGCGGCGGGCGGCACCCCGGTGATGTCGAAAACCGGTCATGCCTTCATCAAGGAACGGATGCGCCGTGAAGATGCCATCTACGGCGGAGAAATGAGCGCCCACCACTATTTTCGTGATTTTGCCTATTGCGACAGCGGGATGATCCCGTGGCTGCTGGTGGCGGAACTGGTGTGCCAGAAAGGGCAGTCGCTGGGTGAGTTGGTACGTGACCGGATGGCGGCATTCCCGGCGAGCGGCGAAATCAATAGCCTGCTGGACGACGCGGCGGCGGCAATTTCACGGGTGGAACAGCACTTCGCCAGCGAGGCGCTGGCGGTGGACAGAACGGATGGCATCAGCATGTCGTTTGTCGACTGGCGCTTCAACCTGCGCTCCTCGAACACCGAACCGGTGGTTCGCCTGAACGTGGAGTCACGCGGGGATATTCCGCTGATGGAAGCGCGAACGCGCACTCTGCTTACGTTACTGAATCAGTAA